In Fimbriimonadaceae bacterium, the DNA window CTTCCTTCGAGGCGCCTTTGGGTGGCTGCTTGTCTCGGGGGCCCTCCTCTGTCTCGAACCGCTTCATCTGGCCGTTCTGGGGATTCCGTTCTCCCATGCGTACACGGGGGCGGTCCGACACGCCGTGACCGTGGGATTCCTCTCCCAGATGGTGCTGGGGGTGGGAACGCACGTTGCAGCCCGCATGCGAGGGATCGACGATGTTCGTTTGCCATCCCTGGTGGCAGTCTTCTGGCTCCTGAATCTGGGCAACGCGGCGCGCGTGGCGCTGGAGATCGGGACGGACTTCAACGCGGGGGCGTTCGCTCCCATGGGAATGACCGGATTCGTCGAGCTGTCCGCCTTGGCGATCTGGGCGTATCAGATGGCGAGACTCCTCTCGCCGACCAAGGTGGCTTATGTCGCATAGCTTGATTGCCGATGTCCCCGAACGTCCGACCAACATTGCGGTGTTGGAGGCGTGCAGCCTGCTCAACGCGGTCGACGAGGAGTCTCGTCAGGTCCTTGCGGGCGAGTCGTTTATGGCGTACGCCGAGCGCGGAGAGGCCATCTGGATCGCCGGGGCGCCCTCGGTGTTCACGGGCATCGTCGGGGTCGGGTTCGTGAAGATGGCGAAGTCGAGCGCCGCCGGCATGGACGTCGCCGTGGAGTTGCTGGGACCGGGTCAGTGCTTCGGCCTGATGGCCGCGTTGGAGGGACGGCCGTTCCCGCTCAGCGCGATCGCGGTGAGCAACACGTGGTACCTGAAGGTGCCGACCCGCGCCCTCATCCCGGTGTACCAGGCGTGCGGACCGTTCAAGGACCAACTGCTCCGAACCCTCACGCCTCGCCTGCGGCGCGCCCACGACATGATGGGGCGGCTCTCCTCGGGGCGGGTGGAGGAGCGGCTGGCCGCCGTGTTGCTGCTGCTCGCGGACAGCTATGGGCGGCGCGGGGATGGCGGCGTGGAGCTCGCCGTACCGTTGACGCGGCAGGATTTGGCGGAGATGGCGGGAACGACGGTGGAGACGACCATCCGCATCATGAGCCGGTGGCAGAAGGAGGGCATCGTCACCACGGAGAGCCGCCGCATCACGGTACGCGACGAGGAGCAACTCGCCGCCACCCTGCACGCATGACAGCCGAGGAATCCGGTGTACTGCCAGAGGGGTTAGGGGAGGTCGGCGGGGGTGTTGGCGCCTCGGATCCACTCCGGTTCGAAGCCTGTTTCCACCTGGGCGATGGACAGCGTGTCCACCCACCGCATGACGGCCTGGACATCGGCGAACCGAGGCTCGCGGAGCCGGGCCAACGCGCCTTCGGTGTAGAGCGCGCAGAGCGGTTGCAAGCGCCCTTCCAGAGCCGGGATGGCAGCGTCATGGCCCCCGAGCTGCGCCTGGAGGAACTCCACGATCCTGGGATCAAAACGCGGCATGTCGCACGCGGCGACGAAGACGGCGGGCTCGGTGGAGCGGAACGCGCGCAGCGCCGCGAGCGGCCCCCCGAACGCCTGCGCATCGGCGAGGAACGGAAACCCCTCGAGGGGCTCGCGGCCAAGCACCGTGACCGGTATTCCGGCATCACGAAGGGATTGCGCGATGCGCAAACCCATCGGCGTCCCCGCCACCGGAAGGCTCGCCTTGTCCCGGCCCATCCGTCGGCTCGCACCCCCGGTCAAAACCACCGCCTCGATCGCCACTCCAAACAACCTACCCCGGGCAATCCCCCCTCCGCGCCTCCCCGTCTCTGTGTGAAAATCCCCCTTTGCGCACTTTGCGTCCCTTGCGTGAAACACCCCCCCCTTCGCGCCCTTAGCGTCCTTTGCGTGAAACACCCCCCCCCCCCTTGCGTGAAACTCCCCCCCAGGTTCCGCCTATCATAAGCCCATGAACAAGATTCCCTCACGGTTCTTGAGATTCGTCGAGCGGCACCCCAAGGTCGGGGAGGCCTACAACGCCCTTGGCGAGGCCGTCGCCGAGGCGGGGCCGCTGGAGCGCAAGACGCAGGCGTTGGTGAAACTCGGGATCGCGCTTGGCGCGCGCATGGAGGGCGCGGTCCACAGCCACGTGCGCAAGGCGCTCGAAGCCGGGGCGACGCCCGACGAGGTACGGCATGCCGCGATCCTGGCCACGACGACCGTGGGTTTCCCGAACATGATGGCAGGCCTCTCGTGGGTGGACGACGTCCTCGAGCCCAAGGAGTGAACGCCGGATGACCGGCCGCGTCCCGGCGTGGACAGGGTGGTACCTCGTGGCCCAAGCCGCGGCGACCGCGCTGTGGTGGGTGTGGATGTTCGGCGCGCCTGAAGCGCGCGCCATCTTCTTCGCGGACGACTCCTACGAACTGCTGCGCCGGTTCGCGATCCCGGATCTGCTCGTGTTCGGAGGAGGGTCTCTGCTTGCCGGGGGCCTCGTTCTTCGCTCGCATCCCGCCGCGAAGGTGGCCGCCTGGTTTACACTGGGCGCGGCCACCTATGCGACCCTGGGCGCCCTCGCCGCGAACTGGCCGATCGGCACGAAGCCGGTGGCCGACGTCGCGATGGCCTTGACCGTCGGCGGAACCGCGTGGGTGGTGCGCGTGTTGGGGAGGGTTTCGTGAGCTTCGACCCGATGCGGTTCTTCCGGCCGGCGCGCGATGACTCGATTCGGCGCAACGCCGTCTGCACGTTCTTGCAGACGGCGTTCATGTGGGGGATCTTCCTCGCCGTGCTGCCCGCAGGCGTGCTCGAACTCCAAGAGGCGCTTGGCATCCCGCGCTTCGAACCCGGCCCATGGGCTTGGGCGGCCTTCGCGCTCTTCTGGCTTGCCGGGCTCACGGGAATCTACTGCGGCAGCCTCTTCGTCCGTTTCGGCGCCGGCACGCCCTTTCCGCTCGACGAGACGACGCGGCTCGTCATCGCGGGTCCCTACCGTTGGGTGAGGAATCCGATGGCGATCCTCGGCATCTTCCAGGGCGTGATGGTCGGCGTGTGGCTCGGCTCCTGGCCCGTCGTCATGTACGCAGTGTGCGGGGTGTTCGCCTGGCACATGCTTGCGCGCCCCTTCGAGGAGCGCGATCTCGAACGGCGGTTTGGCGCCGAGTTCACCGAGTATCGGGACGCCGTGCGCAACTGGATCCCATCCGCGAGACCGTATCGGAAGGTCATGGGCGCACGCGAGCCGGGGCTGTCCCAAGCTGAAGGACCCGTCGCCGATGCACGTTGAGGTAGGCGAAGCGCGAAGACGTGGCGGCAATGCGCCGGCGCGCGCCCTTGGGGATCACGAGCAGTTGGCCCGCTGCAAGCGAGTGTTCTGCGCCATCGATCTCCACCAATCCCTCGCCCTCGATCCCGATCATGGCCACGTCGAGAAGGTCGTTGACGTGTTCGGGCGCGCCCCCTCCCTGCGGCCAACTGACGAGGGTGAGGTTGAGATCCTCGCCGTCGCACCCCCACTGGGCGCCGCCTCCGGACGCCGCGGCCAGGATCTTGAGTAGGTCGACGGGCGGGTTCACCGGAGGGAGCCTCCTTCGCGCAAACCGATCGCCCAGACGTCGCCGTTCCGGACTTCGACGACCACGCGTGGGAGCGGATCGGGCGGGGGTCCTTCGACGACCTCGCCCGTATCGGCGTCGTAGGCGCCGCCGTGGCAGGGACACTCGATGCGGTGGGATTTTGCGTTCCATCCGACCGTGCACCCGAGGTGGGTGCACGTTCGGGAGTACGCCCGCAACTCGCCCTGCTCGGTGCGGAGGAGCAGACACGCGTCTTGCGCGCGCGGATAGGCGAAGGCGACCGAGTTGTTGGGCGGCAACTCCTCCAGCGCGCAGATGCGCTTGGGCTGCAGAAGGCGCGCGACGCGGCGGAACAGTTCCCAGGGCCCGACGCCGGACCATCCGCCCGCCGCCACCGCGCCGCACGAGAGTCTGCGCAGGATCTCGCGTCGGGTGGTTTCGGCATCGCTCGGATCGCACATTGCGGTGCCATTGTCCCACACCCGATATGACCTGGATCATGGAGCGGCCCGACACGCGGGGCGACCATGGGTTCGAAGTCCCGCAAGGGAAGGAGGAGTTCGCATGTTCTGGCTCGTGGCAATGCCCCCCATTTCGGTTTCGCCCCAGGTCGTTTGGAAACGCACGTTCGAGCTTCGGGAACGGTTCGAGCGACGAATCGATCGCGACTTCAACCGCGATGTTCCGGACGGCAAATCCGATCTGTTCACGCGCGCCCGGGTGGGGGTGGAGTTCGAGGCGGGCGACGGCTGGAGCGGCGCATTCCAGTATCAGCTCGCGACGGATGCGATCTGGACCGATGCGCGGAACTTCTCGACCCAGAACAGCGATGCGAATCTGGCGTTTGTCCGCCGGCGAGAGGGGGGGACGACGGTGACTGCCGGTCGACAGAAGATCGCCTTTGGCAACGAGAGGCTGATCGGCAACCTTGAGTGGGCGAACGTCGCGCGGGCCTACGATGGCGTTCGCGTGACGACGAAGATGTACGACCTGTTCGCGGCGCGGATCGGGGTGAGCCTCCCCGAACTGCCCGACGCGTGGGTGGCGGGCGCCGTCGCACGGTGGCGCGGAGGCGAGTCGATGCTGGTGGTCAAACACGACGAGCCCGCCGGCGGCGACGTGGACATCACGACGCTGGCGCACCGCGGGTCCATGAAGGGCGCGGTGGATGTGGAGTACGAGGTCGCGCTGCAGGCGGGCGAGGTGGGTAGCAAGGACCAGCGCGGCTGGGCAGTCCATGTCGGGGGTTCGAGGAAGCTCGACGCGCGAAACCGCCTCCTCGCCGAGGTGAACGCCGCGAGCGGCGGCGGCGATTCGAACACGGTGCGGACGTTCGACAACCTGTATCCCACGAACCACAACAAGTACGGAACCTCGGACCTGCAGGGGTGGAAGAACATGAACGAGTGGTCGGTCGGGTTCGAACACCAGTTGAAGCCGGGCGCAACCGTTTCGGTGACCTATCACCAGTTCTTTCTCGCCGACGCGGCCGACGCGTGGTACGGCGCGGGAGGGGCACCGAACAAGCGGTCGGGCGGCGTTTACCTCGATCCGAGCGGGACGAGTGGCAAGGACGTCGGTTCGGAGTGGAATCTCGAAGCGTCGACGAAGCTCTCGCCGAGCTGGTCGGTCGCGGCTGGGATCTCCCGGTTCGAGCCCGGCGGGTTCATCCGAGCGTTGAACGGGGGCCACGGGGATGCCCAGACGTGGGGGTACCTGTCGGTGCAGGGGCGCTTCTGAGGAGGGGCGGGGAATCTCCTGCTACAATCGGAGACGTCATGCTAGACCCGATCCAGCAGCCCACGATCGAGAGCGTCCTGCACTCGAGCACGCTGCTCAACTCCCTGACGGCCGAGGAGATGCAGACCCTCGCGCGAAACTCGCGCATGGCGCGGGCAGCGCGCGGGGAGGCGGTTTGGCTGCACGGGTCGGAGGTCGAGTTTTTCGGGCTGGTCTCCCTAGGGTTCGTGAAGATGGTGAAGGGCTCTGCCAGCGGACACGACGCCGCGCTCGAGATCATGGGCCCGGGCCAGATTTTCGGCATGATGGGCACCATCGAGGGCGTCGGCTGTCCGCTCACCGCGATCGCGGTCACGGAGCTGAGCTATCTCAAGATTCCCAAGACGACCTTCGGGCCGATCTACGAGGCGAACCACGCGTTCAAGGACCGCTTGATCCGGCGA includes these proteins:
- a CDS encoding Crp/Fnr family transcriptional regulator, with the translated sequence MSHSLIADVPERPTNIAVLEACSLLNAVDEESRQVLAGESFMAYAERGEAIWIAGAPSVFTGIVGVGFVKMAKSSAAGMDVAVELLGPGQCFGLMAALEGRPFPLSAIAVSNTWYLKVPTRALIPVYQACGPFKDQLLRTLTPRLRRAHDMMGRLSSGRVEERLAAVLLLLADSYGRRGDGGVELAVPLTRQDLAEMAGTTVETTIRIMSRWQKEGIVTTESRRITVRDEEQLAATLHA
- a CDS encoding molybdenum cofactor guanylyltransferase, which gives rise to MAIEAVVLTGGASRRMGRDKASLPVAGTPMGLRIAQSLRDAGIPVTVLGREPLEGFPFLADAQAFGGPLAALRAFRSTEPAVFVAACDMPRFDPRIVEFLQAQLGGHDAAIPALEGRLQPLCALYTEGALARLREPRFADVQAVMRWVDTLSIAQVETGFEPEWIRGANTPADLP
- a CDS encoding carboxymuconolactone decarboxylase family protein; translation: MNKIPSRFLRFVERHPKVGEAYNALGEAVAEAGPLERKTQALVKLGIALGARMEGAVHSHVRKALEAGATPDEVRHAAILATTTVGFPNMMAGLSWVDDVLEPKE
- a CDS encoding isoprenylcysteine carboxylmethyltransferase family protein, translating into MSFDPMRFFRPARDDSIRRNAVCTFLQTAFMWGIFLAVLPAGVLELQEALGIPRFEPGPWAWAAFALFWLAGLTGIYCGSLFVRFGAGTPFPLDETTRLVIAGPYRWVRNPMAILGIFQGVMVGVWLGSWPVVMYAVCGVFAWHMLARPFEERDLERRFGAEFTEYRDAVRNWIPSARPYRKVMGAREPGLSQAEGPVADAR
- a CDS encoding cupin domain-containing protein, translated to MNPPVDLLKILAAASGGGAQWGCDGEDLNLTLVSWPQGGGAPEHVNDLLDVAMIGIEGEGLVEIDGAEHSLAAGQLLVIPKGARRRIAATSSRFAYLNVHRRRVLQLGTAPARVRP
- a CDS encoding Rieske (2Fe-2S) protein; the encoded protein is MCDPSDAETTRREILRRLSCGAVAAGGWSGVGPWELFRRVARLLQPKRICALEELPPNNSVAFAYPRAQDACLLLRTEQGELRAYSRTCTHLGCTVGWNAKSHRIECPCHGGAYDADTGEVVEGPPPDPLPRVVVEVRNGDVWAIGLREGGSLR
- a CDS encoding alginate export family protein, with amino-acid sequence MFWLVAMPPISVSPQVVWKRTFELRERFERRIDRDFNRDVPDGKSDLFTRARVGVEFEAGDGWSGAFQYQLATDAIWTDARNFSTQNSDANLAFVRRREGGTTVTAGRQKIAFGNERLIGNLEWANVARAYDGVRVTTKMYDLFAARIGVSLPELPDAWVAGAVARWRGGESMLVVKHDEPAGGDVDITTLAHRGSMKGAVDVEYEVALQAGEVGSKDQRGWAVHVGGSRKLDARNRLLAEVNAASGGGDSNTVRTFDNLYPTNHNKYGTSDLQGWKNMNEWSVGFEHQLKPGATVSVTYHQFFLADAADAWYGAGGAPNKRSGGVYLDPSGTSGKDVGSEWNLEASTKLSPSWSVAAGISRFEPGGFIRALNGGHGDAQTWGYLSVQGRF
- a CDS encoding Crp/Fnr family transcriptional regulator yields the protein MLDPIQQPTIESVLHSSTLLNSLTAEEMQTLARNSRMARAARGEAVWLHGSEVEFFGLVSLGFVKMVKGSASGHDAALEIMGPGQIFGMMGTIEGVGCPLTAIAVTELSYLKIPKTTFGPIYEANHAFKDRLIRRSSIRLHDKMNLLARLSSGRVEQRMATILFMLTDSYGEETPAGVRLQVPLTRQDLAELAGTSTETAIRVMSRWQKEGVVATESHIITLLDTDALQEVLDHSG